From Polaribacter haliotis:
TTAACAAAGCATAACAGATTATTAAACAACATTTTAAATATTTATTGATTTATCTAATAAACACTATCTTTAAATGAATTAATAGATTTTATTTTGCTTTTTAGAAAGATATTTTTCTTACAAATTTTCTTCCTATTCATTTTGAATAGCTTTTTTTTTTATGGGCAAAATGCATTAAACTTTTCTATTCATCAAGATTTAAAATTATTTGCTTTTGGAGATAATTTAGGTAACAATGCTGGAACTGTTAATTTTGTTGCACGTTTAAAATACGAAAGTAACGATAAAAAGTTAGGTTATTTTATATATGGTTTGGAATACGAAAAAGCGTTTTTAACTTCGAGTTATACAAGATATGGTGCTTTTTTGGGATATACTTTTATTGATGTTTTTGGAGATTATAATTTTCAATTAACACCTAATTTAGGTATTGGAAACATTCACAGAGAAGGTACTAATTTATGTAGTTGGTCTACTTCTTTACAAGTCGAATACTTTTTAAATGATACTTTAAAACTAAGTTTTTTGAATCAAATTACAGAGCGAACAGATTTAGGTTTTTTATACGGTAAAGTAAAATATAGGTACAGTTTTTTCTTTGGAATTGAAATACGCCTTTTTAAATTTAAATCGAAATATTAAGAACTCCAGAACTCACGTTTTTTATTTAATTCTTCTTCTTCTTTAATAAATTCTTCTGCTTCTTTTGGAGACAATACTTTTAAAAATGATGGATGTTGCTCAATTGCAAATTCAATTTTTGTAACAATATCTGCCACACTTTCATTATCATAATCAATTTCTAACGGCTCTTTAATTACCATAGATTGTAAAACATTTCGCTTTTTAATTCTTAGCCCTTTTTTATCAAAAGAACGTCTAAAGCCATCTATAACAATAGGAACTACAACTGGTTTGCAAGTTTTTATAATATGTGCAGTACCTCTTCTAATGGGTTTAAAAGGTGTTGTTGTACCTTGAGGAAAAGTAATAACCCAACCATCTTTAATAGCTTTGGAAATATTAGAAATATCAGAATTTTTTACTTGTCTATTTACATCTTGCCCTTTACTTCTCCAAGTTCTATCGATAGAAACAGAACCTGCATATGCAAATATTTTTGGTAAAATACCAGATTTCATAGTTTCGCCAGCAGCAACAAAATAAATATTCAATTTTGGATTCCAGATGTACCCTATGTTTTTTATGGTATCATCTCTACCACTTAAAGAAGCGTTAAATACATGAAACATGGCTGCAACATCTGCAAAATAAGTTTGGTGATTAGAAATAAACAACACATTTCTTTCTGGTAATTTTCTTAAAATTTCCGATCCTTCAATATGCAAACTATTAAATTTACGATATCTTCCATGTGAAACCAATCCAAAAATTCTAATAATCATTTTTTTTAAAAATAAAATATGACCAAAAGGATTTCTTTTAAATATAGGCATTGTTAGTTTTGTTTAATACTTGGTTAGAAACAAATTTACAAAACAAATAACAAAATTTAAGAATTAAATAGTTCTTTAATTTCGGAAAGCATCATTGCTGTTGCACCCCAAACTATATAATCGTTTAATTTAAAACAAGGTACGTCTATATTTTTCATGTAAGAAGTAGATAAATTTACAGTTGTTAGAGAGGCTTCGTTTAACAAATCTTCTACTAAAACTTCAATTGTTTTTTCGACTTCGTAATTTGTGCTAAAGGTTGGTCTTTTATTTATATAACCAACAAATGGTGTTGCTAAAAAATTACTTGGTGGAATAAATACATCTGTTAATTCTCTTACGAATTCTATGGTTTTCGGGAAAACACCAACCTCTTCAAAAGCTTCTCTTAAAGCTGTTTCTTTTAAATTTTTATCTGTCTTATTTACCTTACCTCCTGGAAAACTTATTTGTGCAGAATGTGTGCCTTTATAAGTTGCTCTTTTGGTTAGTAAAAAAGTAGTCTCATTGTTTTTATTTGGGTAAAACAATGCTAAAACAGCCGCTTTTCTTGGTTTGTTGGCTTTTATCTTATCTGCATCGTATCTCAAGCGAAGTTCTGGTGCTAATTTAAATTGTGCGTCTAAACCTCCTAGTTCCAAGGTTTTTAACGATTCTATTTTACTTTTAAATTGATTAAATTTCACTTAAATTGTTTATTTTTAGCTAAATTATTGAATTTGATAGAAATCTAATATTTTTTGGCAAGAAATTTGAATATAATAAAGTATGAATAATAAATACAAAAAATTAGCTGCCAGTCTTGTTTTAGATGCGATTGGTTTTATACCATTTCTGCCTTTCGATCTTATATGGGCACCACTTTCTGGGTATTTTATGACCAAAATGTATAAAGGAAAAGAAGGTAAAATTGCAGGTATTGTAAGTTTTATTGAAGAAATTCTTCCGTTTGATTTTATACCTACCTTTACATTAATGTGGATTTATAGTTATGTAATTAACAAAAGAAAAAACGAAGAGTTAATTGAAAATTAATTGGTTTCTTCTTACAGCTTTTTGTAATTAAACAAGTGCGTTAGGGATTGAAACGACATCCTTTTTGCTTTTTTGCAAAAAGATATAGTGGAAAGCCTGTTAAAACGCCAAAAAAATTAATCTTCCGTTTTAAATAAAAAACCCAAACCTAATCTACTTAAAAACTTTTTCTCGAATTCCCAAAAAAAGTTAAATTGACCAAATAACCAGCCAACTATTGGTAAGGTTAATTGATAGATAGGAAAAATTAATAAAATTCTAAGTGGCCAGTAAATAAAACCTGAAATTGTTTCTGGATTTAAACCAATAAAACTGGTTACTGGTTTTGCAACCCATGCAGCAAATGAACCGTTAATTGCAAAAACTATAAATATTGCTAATAGAGACCAATTGCTTTTAATTCCCCAACGTTCTTTTAATTTATCCATAAATTATTGAACTTCTTTTTTAGATTTTCTAAGCATTAACCAAATTCCAATTAAAACTAATGGAATGCTTAAAACTTGACCTGTATTTAAAGGACTAAATAACCATTCTTCTCCTCTTTGTTGCACTTGTGGTTCTTTTAAAAACTCGATTACAAATCTTAAAGACCATAAAACTGCCATAAATAAACCAAATAAAAAGCCAATGTGTTGTTTTTTATCGGTCTTCCAATATAAATACCACATAACAAAAAAGAGTATTAAATAACTAAATGCTTCATACAATTGGGTTGGGTGCCTTGCTGTGGTTTCTCCTGCGGCTTTAAAAATTACCCCGAAATTAGAACCTGTTTCTTTTCCATAAATTTCTGAATTGAAAAAGTTCCCAAAACGAATGAAAAATCCAGCTAAAGCAACCATAATTGCCAATCTATCTAATATAAATAACCAAGGTTTCTGTAAATGTTTTTTTGCATAAAAATACAAAGCAATTGGAATTGCAATTGCAGCCCCATGACTTGCAAAACCAGTATAACCTGTAAATTTCCAACCTTCTGCTGTGTTTTTAAATGGTAATATAATTTCCAATAAATGGTCTTGATAATAATCCCAACTATAGAAAAACACATCTCCTAAACGCATTCCTACTAACATAGAAATAAATACATACATAAATAATGTATCTAACTTTTCTACAGGAATTTTATCTTCTATAAAGATTTTTTTCATTAGGCGTAAACCCAATAAAAAAGCTCCAACAAACATTAAACTGTACCAACGAATGGTAAAGAAACCTAAATCTATTCCAATGGATGGATTCCACTCAATTGCTAAAAAACTCATACTTTTTTATTCAAAGTTTAAAATTTATAATTCAAAGTTAAAATATAACTTCTATTTTTTTTCTTCTAATTTTTCTGGAACAGGATCGTAACCACTTCCTCCCCAAGGATGACAACTAAATATTCTTTTTAACGCCAACCAACCTCCAGAAAATAAACCGTGTTTTTGCAAAGCTTCTATTGTGTAGTGTGAACACGTTGGAGAATATCTACAAGTTGCGGGTGTAAATGGCGATATTGCTGTTTGATAAAAACGAACAATTAATATAAATGGATATGAAAGTATTTTTTTCAAACGTTTAATTTACTGAAAACGTTGTGCCTTCTTTTCCATCTTTTAATTGAATTCCTAATGCAATTAATTCGTCTCTAATTTGGTCTGACAATGCCCAATCTTTATTTTCTCTTGCTTCTTTTCTCAATTTAATTAACAACTCCACTACTCCATTTATCTTTTCTGAATTGTCTTGAGAATTTTCATTCATTAAACCTAAAACATCAAAAACAAAACTGTTTAAAGTCGTTTTTAATTCTTCTACATCTTCTGAAGTTAAACTTGCGTTTTTCTCTTTAATTTGATTGATTAACTTAACTGCTTCAAACAAATGTGAAATTAAAATTGGTGTATTAAAATCATCATTCATTGCTGAATAACAGTCTTTTTTCCAATTTTTAACATCGAATGTTGATGTTTTTCCAGCTTCAATTTTATCTACAAAATTAACTGCTTCCATCAATTTAGCATGTCCTTTTTCTGATGCTTCTAAAGCGTCACCAGAAAAATCTAAAATACTTCTGTAATTGGCTTGCATATTAAAGAAACGAACTACAGATGCTGAAAATGCTTTTGGTAAAATATCGTTTTCCCCTGATAAAATTTCGTTTGGTAAAATAAAATTTCCTGTCGATTTTGCCATTTTCTGGCTATTTAACAACAACATATTTGTGTGCATCCAATAATTTACTGGAGTTACGCCAGAACATGTTTGCGATTGTGCAATTTCACACTCGTGATGTGGAAATTTTAAATCCATTCCACCTCCATGAATATCGAAACTTTCGCCTAAATATTTTGTACTCATTACAGAACATTCTAAATGCCAACCAGGAAAACCATCGCTCCAAGGAGATGGCCAACGCATAATATGACGCTCCTCTGCTTTTTTCCAAAGTGCAAAATCTTGTGGATTCTTCTTGTCTGATTGCCCATCCAATGCTCTTGTATTATGGATTAAATCTTCCACTTTTCTTCCTGAAAGAATTCCATAATGATTTGTTTTATTATATTCTAAAACATCAAAATAAACAGAACCATTTACTTCATACGCCAAACCTTTTTCAATGATTTCTTTAATCATTTCTATTTGTTCAACAATATGTCCAGTTGCAGTTGGCTCTATACTTGGTGGTAAAAAATTGTAGTTTTTAAGCACGTTATGAAAGTCTACTGTGTAACGTTGTACAACTTCCATTGGTTCAATTTTTTCTATACGTGCTTTTTTGGCAATTTTATCTTCGCTTTCGTCATCATCGTTTTCTAAATGCCCAGCATCTGTAATATTACGCACATAACGTACTTTGTAACCTAAATGCAATAAATATCTATAAACAACATCAAAAAACATAAAAGTTCTTACGTTTCCTAAATGTGCATTGCTATAAACTGTTGGCCCACAGACATACATGCCTACGTAACCTTCTGTTATGGATTTAAAATCCTCTTTCTTTTTAGAGAGAGAATTGTATATTTTCAATTGATTTTCTTTGTAGCGTTCCATTAAAAAAGTGACTATTTACAGTGGATAAAGATAGGCACTTTATAGAGAATAGAGAAATGGAATTTAAGTGAAGTTTAATAAAAAGTGAAGAGGCTTTTTACTTAATAACAATACTACTATATTCACCAATAACTTTCAGTAAATTAGCTGTTTTGTTATTATTCTTGAAATATTTTACACGTTCGTTATTTAATTTTACTTTATTTACTTGGTATTTAAAATTCGAATGAACTTCTCCAAAATTAAGAATTGCTTCAGAATTACTTAAATTTAAAACAAATTCTCCAAAATTTGGATTGAAACTCTCAACTGTAACTTTTCCGAATTTATCAGAAAAATTTACGCCATTATTTATTTTTATAATTTTAATTTCCGAAGAATTATTACGCATCGTAGAATTTGTAACTGATGCTATTTTAGCATCAGTTACATTGTTTAAAAATAAAGTACAAGCGTTTAAACTGTTTATGTTTACTGGAGAAAAATCTACAGTTAAATTCCCGCCAATTAGATTATTAGCATTAAAAGCACCATATTTTACGTTTCCAGAAGCAACTGTGTTTGGCAACTTAACTTTACAATGTTTCGTATTCAAATCGAAAGTTGCACCTTTTGGAACTTTAATTTCTAATCTTTTTTTAATCTTAACTTTCTTTCCATTAATGATTACATCATCTTCATTAAAACCAAAATTAAATTTCATGTTTTTTAAAACCTCTCTAGCTTTATCCAGCCCTTTTTTAATTTCTTCTTTATTGATGTTCTTCATTTGAAGTTTGGCCTTTTCTAAAGATTCTTTCAATTTTTCTTTATCAATAACTTTTATGTCACGTCTCGTTTTTCTGAAAGATTTTTTTAATTCTTCGTACTTTTTACTTTTCTTAAATTTCTCCCATTCTTCTTTTGTTTTAATAACAATATGTTCGTCATCATTATGATATTCAAAAGAATATCTCCCTTTTCTTTCCATATTATCCTCTAAATCTTCCATTGTATCGAAATCGAAGTCAAAGTCGAAATCGAAATCCATATCAGGAATTACAATAGCATCCATATCTGGCATTTGTATGTCTATATCTGGCATAACAAAATCGAAATTCATGTCATTAAAAAAGACAAAATCTTTGCCATTAGAAATGTTTCCTCTAGATTTAATTTTTACTTTTTTACTGTTTCCTAAAGCTTCAAAATTCCAGTTTTTAAAATACTTTTCTGCTTCTTCTTTAGAGATTCCTTCCACTTCTATAAATGCCTCTACTTGTACTTCATTTTTAGACCATGTTGTTACATTAATATCTGTGTTTGTAGCATTAATTGCTACTTCTACGTCTTTATTTACTTTAAAATTTTCAGTAAACTTTTTATCAAACTTTTGTGCAGAAACTGTTCCTAAAAAACAGATTGCTAAAAGCGAGAAAATTGGTTTATATAATTTGTGTATCATTTTGTGTATTGTTTAAATTTTTGAGTTCTTTTAATTGTTTTTTCAAACGTTTTAACAGCTGTAAGCGCAATTGTAAATTACTAATTAGTGC
This genomic window contains:
- a CDS encoding lysophospholipid acyltransferase family protein codes for the protein MPIFKRNPFGHILFLKKMIIRIFGLVSHGRYRKFNSLHIEGSEILRKLPERNVLFISNHQTYFADVAAMFHVFNASLSGRDDTIKNIGYIWNPKLNIYFVAAGETMKSGILPKIFAYAGSVSIDRTWRSKGQDVNRQVKNSDISNISKAIKDGWVITFPQGTTTPFKPIRRGTAHIIKTCKPVVVPIVIDGFRRSFDKKGLRIKKRNVLQSMVIKEPLEIDYDNESVADIVTKIEFAIEQHPSFLKVLSPKEAEEFIKEEEELNKKREFWSS
- a CDS encoding NUDIX hydrolase, producing the protein MKFNQFKSKIESLKTLELGGLDAQFKLAPELRLRYDADKIKANKPRKAAVLALFYPNKNNETTFLLTKRATYKGTHSAQISFPGGKVNKTDKNLKETALREAFEEVGVFPKTIEFVRELTDVFIPPSNFLATPFVGYINKRPTFSTNYEVEKTIEVLVEDLLNEASLTTVNLSTSYMKNIDVPCFKLNDYIVWGATAMMLSEIKELFNS
- a CDS encoding DUF6787 family protein, yielding MDKLKERWGIKSNWSLLAIFIVFAINGSFAAWVAKPVTSFIGLNPETISGFIYWPLRILLIFPIYQLTLPIVGWLFGQFNFFWEFEKKFLSRLGLGFLFKTED
- the lgt gene encoding prolipoprotein diacylglyceryl transferase, encoding MSFLAIEWNPSIGIDLGFFTIRWYSLMFVGAFLLGLRLMKKIFIEDKIPVEKLDTLFMYVFISMLVGMRLGDVFFYSWDYYQDHLLEIILPFKNTAEGWKFTGYTGFASHGAAIAIPIALYFYAKKHLQKPWLFILDRLAIMVALAGFFIRFGNFFNSEIYGKETGSNFGVIFKAAGETTARHPTQLYEAFSYLILFFVMWYLYWKTDKKQHIGFLFGLFMAVLWSLRFVIEFLKEPQVQQRGEEWLFSPLNTGQVLSIPLVLIGIWLMLRKSKKEVQ
- the yidD gene encoding membrane protein insertion efficiency factor YidD, with protein sequence MKKILSYPFILIVRFYQTAISPFTPATCRYSPTCSHYTIEALQKHGLFSGGWLALKRIFSCHPWGGSGYDPVPEKLEEKK
- the cysS gene encoding cysteine--tRNA ligase; translation: MERYKENQLKIYNSLSKKKEDFKSITEGYVGMYVCGPTVYSNAHLGNVRTFMFFDVVYRYLLHLGYKVRYVRNITDAGHLENDDDESEDKIAKKARIEKIEPMEVVQRYTVDFHNVLKNYNFLPPSIEPTATGHIVEQIEMIKEIIEKGLAYEVNGSVYFDVLEYNKTNHYGILSGRKVEDLIHNTRALDGQSDKKNPQDFALWKKAEERHIMRWPSPWSDGFPGWHLECSVMSTKYLGESFDIHGGGMDLKFPHHECEIAQSQTCSGVTPVNYWMHTNMLLLNSQKMAKSTGNFILPNEILSGENDILPKAFSASVVRFFNMQANYRSILDFSGDALEASEKGHAKLMEAVNFVDKIEAGKTSTFDVKNWKKDCYSAMNDDFNTPILISHLFEAVKLINQIKEKNASLTSEDVEELKTTLNSFVFDVLGLMNENSQDNSEKINGVVELLIKLRKEARENKDWALSDQIRDELIALGIQLKDGKEGTTFSVN